A window of Patagioenas fasciata isolate bPatFas1 chromosome 5, bPatFas1.hap1, whole genome shotgun sequence contains these coding sequences:
- the CHRM5 gene encoding muscarinic acetylcholine receptor M5: MEVNLFSNSTVVNSSSINHKQLEGHSLWEVITIATVTAIVSLVTIVGNILVMISFKVNSQLKTVNNYYLLSLACADLIIGIFSMNLYTSYILIGHWSLGSLACDLWLALDYVASNASVMNLLVISFDRYFSITRPLTYRAKRTPKRAGIMIGLAWLISFVLWAPVILCWQYFVGERTVPPEECQIQFLYEPIITFGTAIAAFYIPVSVMTILYCRIYKETEKRTKDLAELQGSESVAEFEMIKPQKSFLKSCFSCKQQNLVKRERCQASWSSSSRSTSATVKASQAASTCNDWAKADQLTTCSSYASSEDEDKLGTDSVFQVTYKSPSKGKAEEFHECTDVVVKDQPEENDFENQKYFLSPAKGHIEKSKKCVAYKFRLVVKADGSQEANNGCRKVKITPCSAALSKDPSIKSMDPNLNNQITKRKRMVLIKERKAAQTLSAILLAFIITWTPYNIMVLISTFCSDCIPLTLWHLGYWLCYVNSTVNPMCYALCNKTFRKTFKMLLFCQWKKKKVEEKLYWQGNTRLP; the protein is encoded by the coding sequence ATGGAAGTAAATTTATTCAGCAATTCTACTGTTGTAAACAGTTCATCCATCAACCATAAGCAGTTAGAAGGGCATAGCCTCTGGGAAGTCATTACTATTGCCACTGTGACTGCAATTGTAAGCTTAGTAACCATAGTGGGAAATATTCTTGTTATGATATCCTTCAAGGTTAACAGTCAGCTGAAAACTGTCAATAATTATTACCTGCTCAGCCTCGCCTGTGCAGATCTTATCATTGGAATATTTTCTATGAACCTTTATACATCCTATATACTCATAGGCCATTGGTCTCTTGGAAGCCTTGCCTGTGACCTGTGGCTAGCGCTGGACTATGTAGCTAGCAACGCCTCAGTAATGAACCTCCTAGTCATCAGTTTTGACAGATATTTTTCCATCACTAGGCCTTTAACTTACAGGGCCAAACGCACACCCAAGAGAGCTGGTATCATGATTGGTCTGGCTTGGCTAATTTCCTTCGTGTTGTGGGCACCCGTAATCTTGTGCTGGCAGTATTTTGTAGGTGAGCGAACAGTACCACCTGAAGAGTGCCAGATACAGTTTTTGTACGAGCCCATTATCACCTTTGGTACTGCAATTGCTGCTTTTTACATTCCAGTGTCTGTGATGACCATTCTGTATTGCCGCATCTATAAAGAGACAGAGAAACGTACCAAGGACCTTGCTGAACTGCAGGGTTCGGAGTCTGTGGCAGAGTTTGAGATGATAAAGCCTCAGAAATCTTTCCTGAAGTCTTGCTTCAGTTGTAAGCAGCAAAACTTAGTTAAAAGAGAGAGGTGTCAGGCTTCCTGGTCTTCATCTAGTCGAAGTACATCAGCTACAGTGAAAGCCTCTCAGGCAGCCAGTACTTGTAACGACTGGGCTAAGGCTGATCAGTTAACCACCTGCAGCAGCTACGCATCTTCAGAAGATGAGGATAAACTTGGCACTGATTCAGTTTTCCAAGTAACTTACAAAAGTCCATCTAAAGGTAAGGCAGAAGAGTTTCATGAGTGCACAGATGTTGTTGTCAAAGATCAACCTGAAGAAAATGATTTTGAGAACCAGAAATACTTTTTGTCACCTGCCAAAGGCCAcatagaaaaaagtaaaaaatgtgtGGCCTATAAATTCCGGTTGGTGGTTAAGGCTGATGGTAGCCAGGAAGCCAACAATGGTTGCCGTAAAGTAAAAATAACTCCTTGTTCTGCTGCTCTGTCAAAGGATCCTTCCATCAAAAGCATGGATCCAAATCTAAATAATCAAATCACCAAAAGGAAACGGATGGTTCTCATAAAGGAACGCAAAGCAGCACAGACTTTAAGTGCCATTCTTTTGGCTTTTATCATCACATGGACTCCCTATAATATCATGGTTTTGATCTCCACATTCTGCTCTGACTGCATTCCCCTGACACTGTGGCACCTTGGATATTGGCTCTGCTATGTGAACAGCACTGTTAACCCTATGTGTTACGCTCTCTGTAACAAAACTTTCAGGAAAACATTTAAGATGCTGCTTTTCTgccagtggaaaaagaaaaaagtggaagAGAAACTATACTGGCAGGGCAATACCAGACTGCCATAA
- the LOC136101696 gene encoding fibrinogen-like protein 1-like protein codes for MLMKRSAGFILFLLSHCTVSVSTREATVLANAHLLPQRGYERLGNTDKKDYPRDCFEIFQRSKGNSRDGLYIIQPKEDPIVVSCNMQDGGWTVIQHITANSTVDFDRTWRDYKYGFGSVLDNHWLGNEYMHQLTSSSVQYILGVKLVNLNAEIKWGQYEPFLIEDEESQYRIRVGLYKGNATDALTLDTEAYLHDNQKFTTKDRDNDNYFQNCAKLEHNGIPGGGWWYDACAGANLNRRNVIYWQKDCNKQRMCKFAWMMIKPIDHSLSYPTKSCPCQKVEL; via the exons ATGCTGATGAAGAGGTCAGCAGGATTTATTCTGTTCTTGCTCTCCCACTGCACTGTGTCGGTGAGCACCAGAGAGGCAACGGTTTTGGCTAACGCCCACCTTCTCCCCCAAAGAGGCTATGAGAGACTGGGTAACACTGACAAAAAAG actATCCAAGGGATTGTTTTGAGATTTTTCAGCGCTCCAAAGGAAATTCCAGAGATGGTCTTTACATCATCCAACCAAAGGAGGACCCAATTGTTGTCTCTTGTAACATGCAGGATGGTGGCTGGACGGTAATCCAGCACATTACAGCCAATAGTACTGTTGACTTTGACAGGACCTGGCGAGATTACAAAtatggatttggctccgttcttGACAACCACTGGTTAGGAAATGAATATATGCATCAGTTAACTAGCAGCTCCGTGCAATATATACTCGGAGTTAAACTTGTAAACCTAAATGCTGAAATCAAATGGGGACAGTACGAACCGTTCCTTATTGAAGATGAAGAATCTCAATACCGAATCAGGGTTGGTCTATACAAAGGCAACGCCACTGATGCTCTGACCCTGGACACAGAAGCTTATCTCCATGACAACCAGAAGTTCACCACCAAGGACAGAGACAATGACAATTACTTTCAGAATTGTGCTAAATTGGAACACAATGGCATTCCTGGGGGAGGCTGGTGGTACGACGCATGTGCCGGAGCAAATCTAAACCGTAGGAATGTGATATACTGGCAAAAGGACTGCAACAAGCAGCGCATGTGCAAGTTTGCATGGATGATGATCAAACCCATTGACCACAGCCTATCATATCCAACCAAGTCCTGTCCATGTCAGAAAGTTGAACTGTAG